One window of the Plasmodium relictum strain SGS1 genome assembly, chromosome: 1 genome contains the following:
- a CDS encoding mannose-6-phosphate isomerase, putative — translation MNKLCINECIPYVQKYDWGRGKDGLVYTVMKNIVKDNYEIIKKEINSLDYLKEYIENDDDHHKENTTLKKNENYAELWIGNHAKSPNLVVYNNTLIKIKDFLKIYEEKKNKRNTILKKIFRKIQNTKKKYLKVNYITKLEDTNNFKENNDKKKDSNIEYSLSNKYSLKKDDAGNDQKENGNLFPYLFKILSISKPLSIQIHPNEEQSLYLNSINPLVYKDKIFKTEMCVCINSMSLLCGFMNIFKIAFLIRNIYELNEFFLNIEKNKNVDKKNSKYVEGNEELNDIRDKKKEHLEQENKNNKSLNNEKENDIFFLFELFNPEKNNYIEEILTMLSRIYIYIIKYSLKMNSGLNYDIVSIVDDYAENIQKYIFEENFFYSFYKNENFLEEEFNLSNLIKEGKERLQKNLKKKKDANFKEFDISGKNEKTETESEEHESILTKLNIFDITKKKEEEEENKIDKNDKNKTYINVNEHKSNNFDKIEEDENECYFSRRKKIKAFYEHMYKFFINKILQEDSNILNNCINSIIEKNEVYASFVNNVETLKKKIDKLYLNICLKKNYEVLCEEIERIIIHSIFEVLKNVSKYYMNDGGRIFIFILQLINLNDGDVVYIKPGVIHSYISGHCLECMTNSDLVIRGGLTNKEIDKLNFIKYVNYKNNYPVILEKEFINYNIVSYSYHSMKHFKILLITINPGEKINHLFSEKCFTSCIIMSTNKKVKITGKKNDKKKIIINNVRNGMVLLIAPNIKVSISNFYSNIDDGNKEFVMYCATS, via the coding sequence ATGAATAAGTTATGTATAAACGAATGCATTCCTTATGTACAAAAATATGATTGGGGTCGAGGTAAGGATGGTTTAGTATATACtgttatgaaaaatattgtaaaagataattatgaaattataaaaaaggaaattaatAGCTtagattatttaaaagaatatattgaaaatgatgatgatcatcataaagaaaatacaactttaaaaaaaaatgaaaattatgcAGAATTGTGGATAGGTAATCATGCAAAAAGCCCCAATTTAGTAGTCTATAATAATActcttataaaaataaaagattttctaaaaatttacgaagaaaagaaaaataaaaggaatacaattttaaaaaaaatttttaggaaaatacaaaatacaaaaaagaaatatttaaaagtaaattatATTACAAAATTAGAAGAcactaataattttaaagaaaataatgataaaaaaaaagactcaaatatagaatattctttatcaaataaatattccttaaaaaaagatgatgCAGGAAATgatcaaaaagaaaatggTAATCTTTTTCCGtatctttttaaaatctTGTCAATTTCAAAACCATTAAGTATTCAAATTCATCCAAACGAAGAACAGTCTTTATATCTAAATAGTATTAATCCTCTCgtatataaagataaaatatttaaaacagAAATGTGTGTGTGCATAAATTCTATGAGCTTATTATGTGGCTTTATGAACATTTTCAAAATAGcatttttaataagaaatatatacgaactaaatgaattttttttaaatattgaaaaaaataaaaatgtagacaaaaaaaattcaaaatatgTTGAGGGGAATGAAgaattaaatgatataagagataaaaaaaaagaacatttAGAACaagaaaataagaataataaatcattaaataatgaaaaggagaatgatatattttttttattcgaACTATTTAATCccgaaaaaaataattatattgaaGAAATTTTAACTATGCTATCAcgtatttacatatatataattaaatattcctTAAAAATGAATAGCGGATTAAATTACGATATTGTGTCAATTGTTGATGATTATGCtgaaaatattcaaaaatatatatttgagGAAAATTTCTTCTactctttttataaaaatgaaaattttttagaagAAGAATTTAATTTGagtaatttaataaaagaaggaaaagaaagattacaaaaaaatttaaaaaaaaaaaaagatgctAACTTTAAAGAATTTGATATATCTGGAAAGAACGAAAAAACTGAAACGGAAAGTGAGGAACATGAAAGTATTTTAactaaattaaatatattcgacattactaaaaaaaaggaagaagaagaagaaaataaaattgataaGAATGATAAGAATAAAACTTATATTAATGTGAATGAACataaatcaaataattttgacaaaatagaagaagatgaaaatgaatgttatttttctagaagaaaaaaaataaaagcttTTTATGAGCatatgtataaattttttattaataaaattctgCAAGAAGACagtaatatattaaataattgcATTAATTcaataattgaaaaaaatgaggTTTATGCTTCGTTTGTGAATAATGTAGAGactctaaaaaaaaaaattgataagcTATATctaaatatatgtttaaaaaaaaattatgaagttTTGTGTGAGGAAATTGAAAGAATTATTATCCATAGTATATTTGAAGTACTTAAAAATGTTTCTAAATACTACATGAATGATGGAGGTaggatatttatttttattttacaattaATAAACTTGAATGACGGTGATGTTGTTTATATAAAACCAGGAGTGATTCATTCATACATATCGGGACATTGCTTAGAATGTATGACTAATTCTGATTTAGTTATTAGAGGTGGATTaacaaataaagaaatagataaattaaattttattaaatatgtaaattataaaaacaaCTATCCTGTAATTTTAGAAAAggaatttataaattataatatagtATCATATAGTTATCATAGCATGAAGcatttcaaaatattattaattacaaTTAATCCAGGAGAAAAAATTAACCATTTATTTTCTGAAAAATGTTTTACTTCATGTATTATTATGTcaactaataaaaaagttaaaataacaggaaaaaaaaatgataaaaagaaaataattattaataatgtaAGAAATGGTATGGTATTACTTATTGCACCAAATATAAAGGTTAGTATATctaatttttattcaaatattGATGACGGAAATAAAGAATTTGTTATGTACTGTGCTACCTCttga
- the SENP2 gene encoding sentrin-specific protease 2, putative — protein sequence MKNINKECRFKNDQKNKNNFNYFEKEKKDKDTFPSNLCEILSSDDSNEKCDENNNNFIIVELISYICGNSKIISFYPSTNKNNLGQNKYLYHFYKKKKTKLYLCLNKKNNEIYIYEVQCKYTKKKNDTYEDIKGNINIDKLNNSIETNGNYIVKIEHSYNTNSVNDEDNNFINELSPPRKDIHVNNKLKEKKIKIENSTNISKKIFVTKLFDSINFSYDLSTIEYTKLSNTDDKTLSCLKNILEKKIYKNPEKTKEDKKSKCHIGYMNKNSFIQCDDLNMQHSFDEDNDFHSKINLKKNSLINIENIENNNINNTKNDDEIKILFLHFHEPAHIFMNQFANIDQSKDENFMKQIKGFLNDEKYKIIEREYSKVKKKNEYGSIIRKIKNENIPCSFLENYESDISICSNDLFFSDSEVITRECESDIKENKKKSINILTRNNLKVKWILLNLNLKNEEEVMIQKYVICKKSSIEKLKNSNFCYNNLDNILLKSRKKNLKKEENGNHIIKNNDILKNKKNQNNSNKQISDESKNDFVFEHLNKIHKYYHNESKLKNKKKINDNNLIFNFHLDENVTDQIKRSNQKKEQADEKKTVKEEKDKEKKRKDEYNSKDGKSYCELERIKKNYNSENEVKCYEYDKIKKNYIFENEKENLYKDKIYINNKAVDKENLFKDKMRTNDENNEKEENFHLYTDRNSSTEKLLNKYSKNDIYENDSLDKNNTKKRKINNVENYYDIQINDKKIMTEKKKKNTEGDIINVKNKKIDKREIIYSEENNTNNKNTKNKNKINILKNFFSDSEVKNNSEHFTYVKDDIVVENKYINQDYIKEGNQKKWENYYFKNNLNHGNKFNIHSNSNNSINSNDDGNSNTNNYDKNNNGNNNNINDKTNKCGNNYDESNSNNNNIIKNYCNNKKVNNNNNDNNNNNNNKRNNKNNNNNNNININNENNNLNNNINNNNDNNNIIDDYINGDNKYDDIIDNNNSNNNNNDNSRNKVFKMRCTQENMLKLRINHNESKKNNESNEFLNRFFLKYKVNTFYDIIKIIYCNYRHFRYTDKLKFYITTFLNFSKIEKAKLQFMQKEKIIDTEILKYYINRKILEKKNVWKLNNYKIDNFNIFRLNKSKYIDDSIIDFFNNYIYSFILKFDKDKNDIYIFNTFFYKKIELYDDIFKAYINTNRWIKKLKKKIYEYKYVFIPINIKNTHWSLVLLYFPFNNTQENIDRILEYKTEDYKCNKIINEVGEQDGIFYMQNICKNKESSKKNVNILIRDNDYYKGEIENSHNKFRNKSNESFFFKKSKYNVFKNYFSFLNENDNEEYYYNQFQKSLSDIGESSTMFSNDEFSKKNHPNRFTDKIFLNKKKKLKIEKKNKNIKIAYMIYLDSLLPSIKGNKILQKLKKYVEHLFILDQMTINKKEMKNKKTDIQEIFFKFIYPNIIPKQNNSYDCGIYIIQFILHICLNKHIVENDLINPFKQQIKSKLINQKFNFNFSNENLDNYAFSKPNINKSIPWFGQKDISIKRKQMKKMLLYMKDVINWKSDNHIEALNLLFLMNYNNEYKKNVTEVD from the exons atgaaaaatataaacaaagAATGTAGGTTTAAGAAtgatcaaaaaaataaaaataatttcaactattttgaaaaagagaaaaaagataaagaCACATTTCCGAGTAATTTATGTGAAATATTATCATCAGATGATAGTAATGAAAAAtgtgatgaaaataataataattttataattgttgaattaatttcatatatttgTGGTAACTCAAAGATTATTTCGTTTTATCCTagtacaaataaaaataatttaggtcaaaataaatatctctatcatttttataaaaaaaaaaaaacaaaattatatttatgcttaaataaaaaaaataatgaaatatatatatatgaagtaCAATGTAAATATaccaaaaagaaaaatgatacTTATGAAGACATAAAAGGCAATATAAATattgataaattaaataattctatAGAAACCAATGGAAATTATATAGTAAAAATTGAACATAGCTATAATACTAATTCAGTTAATGATgaagataataattttatcaatGAATTGTCACCTCCCCGTAAAGATATAcatgtaaataataaattaaaagaaaaaaaaataaaaattgaaaattctacaaatatatcaaaaaaaatttttgtaaCCAAATTATTTGATAGCATAAACTTCAGTTATGATTTATCAACCATTGAATATACAAAATTAAGTAACACCGATGATAAAACATTAAGTTGtctaaaaaatattctagaaaaaaaaatttataaaaatccggaaaaaacaaaagaagATAAAAAGAGCAAGTGTCACATAGgttatatgaataaaaatagttttaTACAATGTGATGATTTAAATATGCAACATTCTTTTGATGAAGATAATGATTTTCattcaaaaattaatttgaaaaaaaatagtttaatcaatatagaaaatattgagaacaataatattaataatactaaaaatgatgatgaaataaaaattttatttcttcattttcacgAGCCTGcacatatttttatgaatcaATTTGCCAATATAGATCAAA GTaaagatgaaaattttatgaaacaaataaaaggatttttaaatgatgaaaaatataaaattatagaaaGGGAATAttcaaaagtaaaaaaaaaaaatgaatatggTTCCATTATacgtaaaataaaaaatgaaaatataccATGTagttttttagaaaattatGAAAGTGATATAAGTATATGCAGTAATGATCTTTTCTTTAGTGATTCTGAAGTTATAACAAGAGAATGTGAATctgatataaaagaaaataaaaaaaaaagcataaaTATACTTAcaagaaataatttaaaagtaaaatggattttattaaatttaaacttaaaaaatgaagaagaagttatgatacaaaaatatgtaatatgtaaaaaatcaagtattgaaaaattaaaaaattccaATTTTTGTTACAACAATTTAGACAATATTTTACTaaaaagtagaaaaaaaaacttaaaaaaggaagaaaatGGAAACCAtattataaagaataatgatattttaaagaataaaaaaaatcaaaataatagTAACAAACAAATTTCTGATGAAAGTAAAAATGATTTTGTTTTCGAACacttaaataaaatacataaatattatcaCAATGAAAGCaagttaaaaaataaaaaaaaaattaatgataataatttaatttttaacttTCATTTAGATGAAAATGTAACAgatcaaataaaaagaagcaatcaaaaaaaagaacaagCAGATGAAAAGAAAACAGTTAAggaagaaaaagataaagaaaaaaagagaaaagatGAATATAATTCTAAAGATGGAAAGTCTTACTGCGAACTTGaaaggataaaaaaaaattacaattcAGAAAATGAAGTAAAATGTTATgaatatgataaaataaagaaaaattacatttttgaaaatgaaaaagaaaatttatataaagataaaatatatataaataacaaagcagttgataaagaaaatttatttaaagataaaatgagaacaaatgatgaaaataatgaaaaagaagaaaactTTCATTTATACACAGATCGTAACTCTTCTAcagaaaaattattgaataaatattctaaaaatgatatttatgaaaatgatagtttagataaaaataatacaaaaaaaagaaaaattaataatgttgaaaattattatgatattcaaattaatgataaaaaaattatgactgaaaaaaaaaaaaaaaatactgaaggtgatattattaatgttaaaaataaaaaaattgacaaaagagaaataatttatagtgaggaaaataatactaataaCAAGaacacaaaaaataaaaataaaattaatattttaaagaatttttttagtGATTCCgaagtaaaaaataacagTGAACATTTTACTTATGTAAAGGATGATATAGTagtagaaaataaatatataaatcagGATTATATAAAGGAAggaaatcaaaaaaaatggGAAAATTActactttaaaaataatttaaatcatggaaataaatttaatattcatAGTAATAGCAATAATAGCATAAATAGTAATGATGATGGTAACAGTAATACtaataattatgataaaaataataatggcaataataataatattaatgataaaacaaataaatgtGGTAACAATTATGATGAAAGTaacagtaataataataatattataaagaattactgcaataataaaaaagttaataataaCAACAATGACAACAacaataacaataataacaAGAGAAACAATAAGAACaacaacaataataataatattaatattaacaatgaaaataataatcttaataataatattaataataataatgataataataatatcattGATGATTATATTAATGGTGATAATAAATACGATGATATAATTGATAacaataatagtaataataataataatgacaATAGTAGAAATAAAGTATTTAAAATGAGATGCACTCAAGAAAATATGTTGAAATTAAGAATTAATCATAACgaaagtaaaaaaaacaatgaaTCTAACGAATTTTTAAATcgttttttcttaaaatataaagtaaaTACATTTTAcgatattataaaaataatatattgcAACTATAGACATTTTAGATATacagataaattaaaattttatattactacctttttaaatttttctaaaattgaaaaagcaaaattacaatttatgcaaaaagaaaaaataatagatacAGAGATActgaaatattatataaatagaaaaatattagaaaaaaaaaatgtatggaaattaaataattacaaaattgacaattttaatatttttcgtttaaataaatcaaaatataTTGATGATTCCATCATCgacttttttaataattatatttattcatttattctAAAATTTGATAAAGACAAGaatgatatttatatatttaatacttttttttataagaaaatcGAATTATATGATGACATTTTTAAAGCATATATTAACACAAATAGATGgattaaaaaattgaaaaaaaaaatatatgaatataaatatgtatttattcCTATTAATATCAAAAATACTCACTGGTCGTTagttttactttattttccATTTAATAATACTCAAGAAAATATAGATAGAATTTTAGAATATAAAACAGAAGATtataaatgtaataaaattattaatgaaGTTGGTGAACAAGATGgcattttttatatgcaaaatatttgtaaaaaCAAAGAATCCTCAAAAAAGAACGTGAATATTCTTATAAGAGATAATGATTATTATAAAGGAGAAATTGAAAATTCACATAACAAATTTAGAAACAAATCGAatgaatcatttttttttaaaaagagcaaatataatgtatttaaaaattattttagtttcttaaatgaaaatgataatgaagaatattattataatcaaTTTCAAAAAAGTTTAAGCGATATAGGTGAATCTAGTACAATGTTCTCTAATGATGAgttctcaaaaaaaaatcacCCAAATAGATTTACCGATAAAATTTtcctaaataaaaaaaagaaattaaaaatagaaaaaaaaaataaaaacattaaaataGCTTACATGATATATCTAGATTCTTTATTACCTTCtataaaaggaaataaaattttacaaaaattaaaaaaatatgtagagcatttatttatattagatCAAATgacaataaataaaaaagaaatgaaaaataaaaaaactgatattcaagaaatattttttaagtttatTTATCCAAATATCATTCCGAAACAAAATAATAGTTATGATTGTggtatttatattattcaattcATTTTGCATATATGCCTAAATAAGCACATAGTtgaaaatgatttaattaatCCTTTTAAACAACAAATAAAAAGCAAGCTCATAAATCagaaatttaattttaatttttctaatgaAAATTTGGATAACTATGCTTTTTCGAAACCAAATATCAACAAATCCATTCCTTGGTTTGGACAAAAAGATATAAGcataaa aagaaagcaaatgaaaaaaatgctTTTATATATGAAAGACGTTATTAATTGGAAATCGGACAATCATATTGAAgcattaaatttattatttttaatgaattacaataatgaatataaaaaaaacgtAACTGAAGTAGATTAA
- a CDS encoding protein kinase, putative, translating into MDIENMIPNNKFEINADIKLNESCKKNISKQLMQKKYIYLNTLGDNLSYNEINNNKQYNLHYKLKEPNEIKIREEIRKNNKENEIYYNDRISYINKDIKYIENKIHNKNIIQPKFVNNYSYYISTLNLTKKRYSNVEGYNKYDKFSNVCMHNNNSVNKEITRKGKHILENEYNKTLYYRNSRIHNNKCNFLLKNEIFYDDKDLSNSKEASFKEFLNGKSTKKCTENENYLILTKNEMRKCSYCSGNINNSHTLKKNFFIVENKNSYTTLKNDQKCTFNFNNSNSYCRQNPMEFPSILTNYFPYESKDNCLSGNALPNKLDNISLHKSKKNYHLKDINLFDFLKGNENTSYNFNDKNNKKKNLSNCKNDSIKLYFDKNQINNFILTYDQKYSTKNIEKKKNEFAEYSLYKESCCLNNEINNQIYRSSKGNIEKEIIQLNGVSTIEWCFNERMLKKQEFQLEFNNSFVIKDEEFQNENKIENIDNNKDADRNNIININEDKCKSKITNICKNHVKDRDKNKDNNEDEIKNEVKYANRNKNNNEDEIRKEVKYTNGNKDKNEDEIKKEEEYTNRNKDNNEDEIKNEEEYTNRNKDNNEDEIKKEVKYTNRNKDNNEDGIKNEEEYANENKDNNEDEIKNEEEYANENKDNNEGEVKNEEEYTNENKDNNQDEVKNEEKYDDKYVQNDLCKVGEKLKDQSKYKGVSIFFNGDRRFFFFDIPPNEIIERKNIKIIELVSEGSFGVVYKAIWNNKIVAVKKAHEKMSLEAMRSIVREMNTYRSVSHDYIIQYYGVCIEESFIGIVIEYLSKGNVFDILYNNSVDLSYEVRLNMAIQLVRVVNYLHENEKLVHRDLKTSNLLLDEKFNLKLCDFGKTRKLDKNGKIVLEDNGGSPRYMAPECFIDKNIINEKADIWGLACCLIEIFGGLIPFQHIKQKEDVIIEILLNKKKPEIPNWFHPDLLSILERSFCTDPNKRPSCEEYLKLLLKFSSKNI; encoded by the exons atggatattgaaaatatgattccaaataataaatttgaaataaatgctgatataaaattaaatgagagttgtaaaaaaaatataagtaaaCAATTAATgcagaaaaaatatatttacctGAATACATTAGGAGATAATTTGAGTTATAATgagataaataataataaacaatataatttacattataaattaaaggaacctaatgaaataaaaatacgtgaggaaataagaaaaaataataaagaaaatgaaatatattataatgatagaatttcatatataaacaaagatataaaatatatagaaaataaaattcacaataaaaatataatacaaCCAAAATTTGTCAacaattattcatattacaTATCCACTTTGAACTTAACAAAAAAACGATATTCAAATGTAGAaggatataataaatatgataaattttCAAATGTATGCATGCATAATAACAATAGTGTGAATAAAGAAATTACAAGAAAAGGGAAACATATACTcgaaaatgaatataataaaacattATATTATAGAAACAGTAGAATACATAACaataaatgtaattttttattaaagaatgAAATTTTCTATGATGATAAAGATTTATCTAACTCAAAAGAAGCGAGCTTTAAAGAGTTTTTAAACGGTAAAAGTACAAAGAAATGTactgaaaatgaaaattatttaattttaacaaaaaatgaaatgagAAAATGTTCTTATTGTTCtggtaatataaataattcacacacattaaaaaaaaatttttttattgtggAAAACAAAAACTCATATACAACTTTAAAGAATGATCAAAAATgtacttttaattttaataattcgaATAGTTATTGTAGGCAAAACCCTATGGAATTTCCTAGTATTCTTACAAATTATTTTCCTTACGAAAGCAAAGATAATTGTTTAAGTGGAAATGCACTACCTAATAAATTAGATAATATATCTCTtcataaaagtaaaaaaaattatcatttgaAGGATATTAATCTTTTTGATTTTCTAAAGGGTAATGAAAATacttcatataattttaatgataaaaataataaaaaaaaaaatttatctaattgtaaaaatgattcaattaaattatattttgataaaaatcaaataaataattttatcctCACATATGATCAAAAGTACtcaacaaaaaatatagaaaaaaaaaaaaatgaatttgcAGAATATAGTCTATATAAAGAATCATGCtgtttaaataatgaaataaataatcaaaTTTATAGATCAAGTAAAGgaaatattgaaaaagaaattatacaATTGAATGGTGTTTCAACAATTGAATGGTGTTTCAACGAAAGAATG TTAAAGAAACAGGAGTTTCAATTagaatttaataattcttttgtTATAAAAGACGAAGAAtttcaaaatgaaaataaaatagaaaatatagataataataaagatgcagatagaaataatattataaatataaatgaagataaatgtaaaagtaaaattacaaatatatgtaaaaatcaTGTAAAAGATAGAGATAAGAATAAGGATAATAATGaagatgaaattaaaaatgaagttAAATACGCAAAtaggaataaaaataataatgaagatgAAATTAGAAAGGAAGTTAAATATACAAATGggaataaagataaaaatgaagatgaaattaaaaaagaagaagaataTACAAATAggaataaagataataatgaagatgaaattaaaaatgaagaagaataTACAAATAggaataaagataataatgaagatgaaattaaaaaggaagttaaatatacaaataggaataaagataataatgaagatggaattaaaaatgaagaagaataTGCAAATGagaataaagataataatgaagatgaaattaaaaatgaagaagaataTGCAAATGagaataaagataataatgaaGGTGAagttaaaaatgaagaagaataTACAAATGagaataaagataataatcaAGATGAagttaaaaatgaagaaaaatatgatGATAAATATGTACAAAATGATTTATGTAAAGTAGGTGAAAAATTAAAGGACCAATCAAAATATAAAGGagtaagtatattttttaacgGTGATAgaaggttttttttttttgatattccACCTAACGAAAtaatagaaagaaaaaatattaaaataattgaaCTAGTAAGTGAGGGAAGTTTTGGTGTTGTTTACAAAGCTATAtggaataataaaattgttGCTGTAAAAAAGGCTCATGAAAAAATGTCTTTAGAGGCTATGAGATCAATTGTAAGAGAAATGAATACATATAGATCTGTTTCTCATGATTACATTATACAGTATTATG GAGTGTGTATAGAAGAATCTTTCATTGGAATAGTTATAGAATATTTAAGTAAGGGAAATGTTTTCGATATATTATACAATAACTCAGTGGATTTGTCATATGAAGTTCGTTTAAATATGGCAATTCAATTAGTGCGTGTAGTTAATTATCTTcatgaaaatgaaaagttAGTTCATAGGGATTTAAAAACTAGCAACTTATTATTGGATGAAAAG tttaatttaaaattatgtgATTTTGGAAAAACAAGAAAATTAGACAAAAATGGAAAGATAGTTCTGGAAGATAATGGAGGATCTCCTCGTTATATGGCCCCTGAATGTTTTATtgata aaaatataataaatgaaaaagctGATATATGGGGACTTGCCTGCTGCTTGATTGAAATTTTTGGTGGTTTAATTCCATTTCAACATATAAAACAGAAGGaag atgttattattgaaattttattaaataaaaaaaaacctgAGATACCCAATTGGTTTCATCCGGACCTTCTAAGCATATTAGAAAGAAGTTTTTGTACAGATCCTAATAAAAGACCTTCATGtgaagaatatttaaaattacttCTAAAGTTCTCAtcaaaaaacatataa